One window from the genome of Corynebacterium sp. SCR221107 encodes:
- a CDS encoding NADPH-dependent F420 reductase, which produces MRIGILGAGKLGVVLAQLAVAAGHEVRIAGSGDPGKIELTVSVLAPGATAGATAEVIAASEVVILALPLGKFHTLPAKLLGDRLVVDAMNYWREVDGRSLDPKELVPSSSEFVREKLGARHLVKAFNHMGYHDLADYAQPAGAPGRLAMALAGDDAEDVAVVAQLVDAFGFGPLPLESLHAGIALEPGQPGFGAAAPRGKLGEIISSEGTRREP; this is translated from the coding sequence ATGCGCATCGGAATTCTTGGGGCAGGAAAGCTTGGCGTGGTGCTCGCCCAGCTCGCCGTGGCCGCAGGACATGAGGTACGGATTGCCGGATCGGGCGACCCCGGCAAGATTGAGCTGACCGTCTCAGTGTTAGCCCCAGGCGCAACAGCTGGTGCGACAGCCGAGGTGATTGCGGCTTCGGAGGTAGTCATCCTGGCTCTTCCCTTGGGCAAGTTCCACACTCTGCCAGCGAAGCTGCTGGGTGACAGGCTGGTCGTGGATGCGATGAACTACTGGCGGGAGGTCGACGGGCGCAGCCTCGACCCGAAGGAGCTCGTGCCCAGCTCCAGCGAGTTTGTCCGCGAGAAACTGGGCGCGCGCCACCTAGTCAAGGCCTTCAACCACATGGGCTACCACGACCTTGCCGATTACGCGCAGCCTGCGGGCGCTCCAGGGCGTCTGGCGATGGCTTTGGCAGGCGACGATGCGGAGGATGTAGCTGTTGTTGCTCAGCTTGTCGATGCCTTCGGCTTTGGCCCGCTTCCACTGGAGTCCCTACACGCAGGAATTGCGCTCGAGCCCGGCCAGCCCGGGTTCGGGGCTGCAGCCCCCAGGGGCAAGCTAGGTGAGATCATCAGCTCCGAGGGGACACGGCGCGAACCGTAG
- a CDS encoding class I SAM-dependent methyltransferase: MTFEHEPQRHDGHHDLHRDDHHAGAHHQGAHGMAAMRPEDEVYTEGETRWSGEPNGALIDLISEFDLADNPGRVVDFGCGEGADVIWLSQQGFDAIGVDSSAIAIAHARAVAAEKGASATFIEGAAPEALPEHTDVLIGMYAPVHSDEAKLARLLGTVASGGYLIVVHHYLTDDFFADVTWRDDYLFPHELAQRLDPDGWDILVDEVRARRVVPGVSAHHTADEIVVARKKN, from the coding sequence ATGACATTCGAACATGAACCACAGCGTCATGACGGCCACCACGACCTCCACCGCGATGACCACCACGCCGGCGCCCACCATCAGGGCGCGCACGGCATGGCCGCCATGCGTCCCGAAGACGAGGTCTACACCGAGGGTGAGACCCGCTGGTCAGGGGAACCCAATGGGGCTCTCATTGATCTCATTTCCGAGTTTGACCTCGCCGATAATCCGGGTCGCGTCGTGGATTTTGGCTGCGGTGAGGGCGCGGATGTGATCTGGCTTTCCCAGCAGGGCTTCGATGCGATCGGCGTGGATTCCTCGGCGATTGCCATCGCGCACGCACGCGCGGTTGCCGCAGAAAAAGGGGCTTCGGCCACGTTTATTGAGGGGGCGGCACCGGAGGCATTACCCGAACACACCGATGTATTGATTGGCATGTACGCGCCGGTGCATTCCGACGAGGCCAAGCTGGCGCGGTTGTTGGGTACCGTTGCTTCCGGCGGGTACCTCATCGTGGTCCACCATTACTTGACCGATGACTTCTTTGCGGACGTTACCTGGCGTGATGATTACCTCTTCCCGCACGAGTTGGCGCAGCGGCTCGATCCGGACGGGTGGGACATCCTCGTCGATGAGGTGCGTGCGCGTCGGGTGGTTCCGGGGGTCTCTGCCCACCACACCGCCGATGAGATTGTGGTTGCGCGCAAGAAGAACTAA
- the gltX gene encoding glutamate--tRNA ligase: MEGMSEVRVRFCPSPTGTPHVGMVRTALFNWAQARHTGGKLVFRIEDTDAARDSEESYQAIIDSLQWLGMDWDEGVVKGGPHEPYRQSQRMDIYADVLEKLKDAGFVYPAYSTAEEVEERHKAKGEDPKLGYDNYDRDLTPEQIAAFEAEGRQPVWRLRMPDKDWKWNDLVRGEIEFKSSTQPDYVVARSNGAPLYTLVNPVDDALMGITHVLRGEDLLPSTPRQLALYEALIAIGVAKQTPEFGHLPFVMGEGNKKLSKRDPQSNLFNHRDNGIIPEGMLNYLALLGWSLSSDKDIFTVDELVANFDVKDVLANPARFDQKKLEAINADHIRLLELGDFTARLRAYLTEYFDFPADYPENKFALAAELVQTRIKTLSEAWGLLSFLVTKDEDLVLDEKSAKKNLKEAAVAPLEAGIAALEAVQEWTTEKIEAALQKALIEDLELKPRVAYGALRVGISGQAVSPPLFESMELLGKESTLARLKTARAVTPYVAAE; the protein is encoded by the coding sequence ATGGAGGGCATGTCTGAAGTACGCGTTCGATTCTGTCCTTCGCCCACCGGCACCCCGCATGTCGGCATGGTGCGCACCGCCTTGTTTAACTGGGCTCAGGCCCGCCACACCGGCGGCAAGCTGGTTTTCCGCATCGAGGATACCGATGCCGCCCGTGACTCCGAGGAGTCCTACCAGGCGATCATTGACTCCCTGCAGTGGCTGGGCATGGACTGGGACGAAGGTGTGGTCAAGGGCGGGCCGCACGAGCCGTACCGCCAGTCCCAGCGCATGGACATCTACGCGGACGTCCTGGAAAAGCTCAAGGACGCGGGCTTCGTCTACCCGGCATACTCCACTGCGGAGGAGGTCGAGGAACGGCACAAGGCCAAGGGCGAGGACCCGAAGCTGGGCTATGACAACTACGACCGCGACCTGACGCCTGAGCAGATCGCCGCCTTCGAGGCCGAGGGCCGCCAGCCGGTCTGGCGCCTGCGTATGCCGGACAAGGACTGGAAGTGGAACGACCTCGTCCGTGGTGAGATCGAGTTCAAGTCTTCTACCCAGCCGGACTATGTGGTGGCCCGCTCCAATGGCGCCCCGTTGTACACCCTGGTCAACCCGGTCGATGACGCGCTCATGGGCATCACCCACGTCCTGCGCGGCGAGGACCTGCTGCCTTCCACCCCGCGTCAGCTGGCGCTGTACGAGGCCCTGATCGCCATCGGCGTAGCCAAGCAGACCCCGGAGTTTGGCCACCTGCCCTTCGTAATGGGTGAGGGCAACAAGAAGCTGTCCAAGCGCGACCCGCAGTCGAACCTGTTCAACCACCGCGACAACGGCATTATCCCAGAAGGCATGCTCAACTACCTCGCACTTCTGGGCTGGTCGCTGTCGTCGGACAAGGACATCTTCACCGTCGACGAGCTCGTGGCAAACTTCGACGTCAAGGACGTGTTGGCCAACCCGGCCCGCTTCGACCAGAAGAAGCTGGAGGCCATCAACGCCGACCACATCCGTCTGCTCGAGCTGGGAGACTTCACCGCGCGCCTGCGCGCCTACTTGACCGAGTACTTCGACTTCCCGGCGGATTATCCGGAGAATAAGTTCGCCTTGGCCGCCGAGCTGGTTCAGACCCGCATCAAGACCCTGTCCGAGGCCTGGGGACTGCTCAGCTTCCTCGTGACCAAGGACGAGGATCTGGTCCTCGATGAGAAGTCCGCGAAGAAGAACCTGAAGGAAGCGGCCGTGGCCCCGCTGGAGGCGGGCATTGCTGCCCTGGAGGCCGTCCAGGAGTGGACCACCGAGAAGATTGAGGCCGCGCTGCAGAAGGCGCTCATCGAGGACCTTGAGCTCAAGCCGCGTGTTGCCTACGGTGCGCTGCGCGTGGGCATCTCCGGCCAGGCCGTCTCCCCGCCACTGTTTGAGTCCATGGAGTTGCTGGGCAAGGAGTCCACGCTTGCGCGCCTGAAGACTGCGCGTGCGGTCACCCCTTACGTAGCCGCCGAATAG
- a CDS encoding PTS transporter subunit IIC, producing the protein MGAGAFTMKVLNGISIAVVVSLVPHALLGELAKAIAPHWSGAATILQLTGLASSLLPVMIGVLVAMQFKLTPIQTAAVGIAAVCGSGVAQPMAEGGFHLQGTGLVINTGITAALAVGLILLIGDKLKNYTILLLSTLVTLIAGGIGWVVTYPVVKAFTIWIGELVNGATNLQPIVMGIVLAMLFAFMIVSPVSTVGLATAIFMEGISAGTANLGVVAAGFGLLVAGWRVNGFATSILHVLGSPKVQMANMFSRPVTFLPILSTAAVLGGIGGAFGISGTPISAGFGISGLVGPLAALNYEGWGWTAGNITLILIIFVLAPLALSIAFNYLFEKVLGWTKAEYYKLDFV; encoded by the coding sequence ATGGGCGCGGGCGCATTTACCATGAAGGTCCTCAACGGCATCTCCATCGCCGTCGTGGTATCGCTTGTGCCCCATGCGCTGCTTGGCGAACTGGCGAAGGCCATCGCCCCACACTGGTCGGGGGCTGCTACCATCTTGCAGCTCACCGGGCTGGCATCGTCGCTGCTGCCAGTGATGATCGGCGTTCTCGTGGCCATGCAGTTCAAGCTCACCCCGATTCAGACGGCCGCGGTGGGCATCGCAGCGGTGTGCGGCTCGGGCGTCGCCCAGCCCATGGCCGAAGGTGGTTTCCACCTACAAGGAACTGGACTGGTGATCAATACGGGCATCACCGCAGCATTGGCTGTCGGACTGATTCTCCTCATCGGCGATAAGCTGAAAAACTACACCATTTTGCTGTTGTCCACACTGGTCACGTTGATCGCCGGCGGCATTGGCTGGGTTGTCACCTACCCCGTGGTCAAGGCGTTTACCATCTGGATAGGCGAACTGGTCAACGGCGCAACCAACCTGCAGCCCATCGTCATGGGAATCGTGCTGGCGATGCTCTTTGCGTTCATGATCGTCTCGCCGGTGTCCACCGTCGGCTTGGCAACGGCGATCTTCATGGAGGGCATCTCAGCAGGCACGGCCAACCTGGGTGTGGTCGCCGCCGGCTTCGGCCTACTAGTCGCCGGATGGCGGGTCAACGGCTTTGCCACCTCCATCCTTCACGTCTTAGGCTCGCCCAAGGTCCAGATGGCGAACATGTTCTCCCGCCCGGTGACTTTCCTGCCGATCCTTTCCACCGCGGCGGTCCTCGGCGGTATCGGCGGGGCCTTCGGGATCTCAGGCACACCGATCTCCGCCGGTTTCGGCATCTCCGGTTTGGTGGGACCGCTGGCCGCATTGAACTACGAGGGCTGGGGCTGGACCGCCGGCAACATCACCTTGATCCTCATCATCTTCGTCCTAGCTCCGCTGGCGTTGTCCATCGCGTTTAACTATCTGTTTGAAAAGGTATTGGGCTGGACCAAAGCTGAATATTATAAGCTCGATTTCGTCTAA
- a CDS encoding GTP-binding protein: MAYTPIPVTVLSGFLGSGKTTLLNHLLNNRAGRKLAVIVNDFSEVNIDAALIEGEGELVRGEDRFVELSNGCICCTLREDLVDSVKKLAESGKYDQIVIESTGISEPMPVAATFEWEFEDGFRLRDIAPIDTMVTLVDASTFLNYMRTSRTLADASLRATNEDERTVADLLVDQVEFADLILVTKTDLAGGDLSDQVTRMISAMNPRARIVPVLHGDIAPALVLDAHLYDLATAATYNGYVEELANPHTPETDEYGISSVVFRADRPFDKQRLLEVLRATTGLVRSKGYCWLGSDLTIAHAWQQAGPNLQIIPANCWARLDITPGSEIVLIGIGFDAPALLAGLEQALLSDDEATAALATVRARAQV; encoded by the coding sequence ATGGCTTACACACCTATACCTGTCACTGTCTTGTCCGGCTTCCTCGGAAGCGGCAAGACCACCTTGCTTAACCACCTGCTCAACAACCGTGCCGGCCGCAAGCTCGCCGTCATCGTCAATGATTTCTCCGAGGTCAACATCGATGCCGCCCTCATCGAGGGGGAGGGTGAACTCGTACGCGGCGAGGATCGCTTCGTCGAGCTGTCCAATGGCTGCATCTGCTGCACCCTGCGCGAGGACCTTGTGGATTCGGTCAAAAAGCTTGCCGAGTCGGGAAAGTATGACCAGATCGTCATTGAATCCACTGGCATCTCCGAACCCATGCCCGTGGCCGCGACCTTTGAGTGGGAATTCGAGGATGGCTTCCGCCTGCGTGATATCGCGCCGATCGATACCATGGTCACCCTCGTCGACGCCTCCACCTTCCTTAACTACATGCGAACCTCCCGCACGCTTGCCGACGCCTCCTTGCGGGCAACCAACGAGGACGAGCGTACCGTGGCCGACCTGCTTGTCGACCAAGTGGAATTTGCTGACCTCATCCTGGTGACCAAGACCGACCTTGCCGGTGGGGACCTCAGCGACCAGGTCACCCGCATGATCTCCGCGATGAACCCACGCGCCCGCATCGTCCCGGTCCTTCATGGTGACATAGCCCCGGCGCTCGTCCTCGACGCACACCTCTACGACCTTGCAACCGCAGCCACCTACAACGGCTATGTCGAAGAGCTTGCCAACCCACACACCCCGGAGACCGACGAATATGGCATCTCCTCCGTCGTGTTCCGTGCCGACCGTCCCTTCGATAAGCAACGCCTGCTTGAGGTCCTGCGCGCCACCACGGGGCTCGTGCGCTCCAAGGGGTACTGCTGGCTAGGAAGCGACCTCACCATCGCTCACGCCTGGCAGCAGGCTGGTCCTAATCTGCAAATCATCCCCGCCAACTGCTGGGCCAGACTGGATATCACCCCGGGCAGTGAGATCGTCCTCATTGGTATCGGCTTCGATGCACCGGCCCTGCTGGCTGGGCTCGAACAGGCCCTGCTTTCCGACGACGAGGCTACCGCAGCACTCGCTACCGTGCGGGCACGCGCGCAGGTCTAA
- a CDS encoding isochorismate synthase, with amino-acid sequence MSAHRPATAPDFLLSRAHGSIRTQGAVETFDNADDAIKALSDGTADLVVGALPFRRDHKAALTVPRSVIREDGPLEPHSYYRQGEGARLRARLVGLDPSLEEHRLRVASAISTIKETMLKKVVLARAVDVAFEEPVDPRLLAARLIDLSYARDGFIADLTPAGEDFHGAMLVGSSPEVLIKKQGSTVTAFPLAGSAPRKKDKAADEYQRRHLAESAKDHAEHAYVVDHLRRLLQPLCSSVDIPANPILMHTNEMWHLATPISATLKGPTLTALELATIVHPTPAICGTPTDAAEELISFAESDRRFYAGAVGWCDNSGDGEYMVAIRCAEVSGDGLRARAWAGGGIVAESDADEEVTETTAKLRTIARALGISID; translated from the coding sequence ATGTCTGCCCATCGCCCAGCAACCGCACCAGATTTCTTGCTTTCACGAGCGCACGGATCCATACGTACGCAAGGAGCGGTGGAAACCTTTGACAATGCCGACGACGCCATCAAGGCGTTATCTGATGGAACCGCGGATCTTGTCGTAGGGGCGCTGCCGTTTCGTCGCGATCACAAGGCGGCACTGACGGTCCCGCGCTCAGTGATCCGCGAGGACGGCCCGCTCGAGCCACACTCTTACTATCGGCAAGGCGAAGGGGCCCGGCTTCGCGCGCGCCTTGTAGGGCTCGACCCTTCCCTTGAGGAGCACCGGCTGCGAGTGGCCTCCGCGATCTCCACCATCAAGGAGACCATGCTCAAAAAGGTCGTCCTGGCCCGCGCGGTGGACGTGGCTTTCGAGGAGCCGGTCGATCCCCGTCTCCTGGCCGCCCGGCTGATCGATCTTTCCTATGCCCGCGATGGATTCATCGCCGACCTCACCCCCGCCGGCGAGGATTTCCACGGCGCGATGCTCGTGGGATCCTCACCCGAGGTGCTCATCAAGAAGCAAGGATCCACCGTCACCGCATTCCCGCTGGCAGGATCCGCCCCACGGAAGAAAGATAAGGCAGCGGACGAATACCAGCGTCGCCACCTCGCCGAGAGCGCGAAAGACCATGCCGAGCACGCCTACGTGGTAGACCACCTGCGCCGACTTCTGCAGCCGCTGTGCAGCAGCGTGGATATCCCAGCCAATCCGATCCTCATGCACACCAACGAGATGTGGCATCTCGCCACCCCGATCAGCGCCACCTTGAAGGGTCCCACGCTCACCGCCCTCGAGCTTGCCACCATCGTCCACCCCACCCCGGCGATCTGCGGGACGCCGACGGACGCGGCCGAAGAACTGATCTCCTTCGCCGAATCCGATCGCCGCTTCTACGCCGGCGCGGTGGGCTGGTGCGATAACAGTGGTGATGGCGAATACATGGTGGCCATTCGCTGTGCGGAGGTCTCCGGCGATGGGCTCCGGGCCCGGGCATGGGCCGGCGGCGGCATCGTCGCCGAATCCGACGCCGATGAGGAGGTCACCGAGACCACCGCGAAGTTGCGTACCATCGCCCGCGCCCTGGGGATCAGCATCGACTAG
- a CDS encoding type IV pilin protein: MNRTIFDTSEKIQGAGAKIGRRSGFTIVELLIVIVVIGILAAISIVAYNGIQNRANDTAVKNDLANMAKKIHLASADTGVFLKGGGTAGVGDSTSLPGFTFSPSKSSYYTGESNLFYSTGNNSSGKNEFAIMARSKSGETYRYTSSSRTNSLGKMAMTWSAVCSGITNYTYSYAYYKIGNRSWDWANN; encoded by the coding sequence ATGAATAGAACAATATTCGATACAAGCGAAAAAATCCAAGGGGCTGGGGCTAAAATCGGTCGCCGGAGCGGTTTTACGATAGTAGAGTTGCTGATTGTCATTGTAGTAATAGGTATTTTGGCTGCTATCTCCATAGTTGCGTATAACGGAATACAGAACAGGGCAAATGATACGGCCGTCAAGAACGACTTAGCCAATATGGCTAAGAAAATTCATCTAGCATCAGCGGATACAGGAGTGTTTCTTAAGGGTGGCGGAACTGCTGGAGTAGGAGACAGCACTTCACTCCCGGGTTTTACTTTTTCGCCCTCAAAAAGTAGTTATTATACTGGAGAAAGTAATTTATTCTATTCCACCGGAAATAATAGCTCCGGCAAGAACGAGTTTGCTATTATGGCTCGAAGTAAGTCTGGTGAAACCTATCGTTACACTTCAAGTTCCAGAACCAACAGCCTAGGGAAGATGGCAATGACCTGGTCTGCAGTATGTTCAGGGATAACCAACTACACCTACTCTTATGCGTACTATAAAATTGGAAATAGGTCGTGGGACTGGGCTAATAATTAA
- a CDS encoding exonuclease domain-containing protein — protein MFKALFGGGGKKGHGALAHFQKVAQPTKNTALAELPLLAVDMETTGLKADRDRILSIGWVPVNGVEIDLSGAGYVVVRHEGVEVGDSATIHRLTDDEVSLGIPEKEAITIVLEALAGRVLLAHFAALENNFLDAACRRHFGGGFKAPVVDTFSIERRHMERMGTYPRGEDLRLARVRTRYGLPRYGNHNALSDALACAELYLAQRAHTKGDTLKAFQ, from the coding sequence ATGTTCAAGGCATTATTTGGTGGCGGTGGCAAGAAAGGCCACGGGGCTTTGGCGCACTTTCAGAAGGTGGCCCAACCCACCAAAAACACCGCCCTTGCGGAACTTCCGCTTCTGGCCGTTGACATGGAAACCACAGGGCTCAAGGCGGATAGGGACCGGATCCTTTCCATCGGTTGGGTGCCGGTCAATGGTGTCGAAATCGACCTGTCTGGCGCGGGCTATGTGGTGGTGCGCCACGAGGGTGTTGAGGTAGGTGACTCCGCCACGATTCACCGACTCACCGACGATGAGGTCTCTTTGGGCATCCCGGAAAAAGAGGCCATCACTATAGTCCTTGAGGCCTTAGCGGGACGGGTCCTTCTCGCACACTTTGCCGCCTTAGAGAATAACTTCCTCGACGCGGCGTGCCGCCGGCATTTCGGGGGCGGGTTCAAGGCACCGGTTGTAGATACCTTTTCCATCGAGCGGCGCCACATGGAACGCATGGGCACCTACCCGCGCGGCGAGGACCTGCGCTTAGCGCGGGTGCGCACGCGTTATGGATTGCCAAGGTACGGCAATCACAATGCGCTAAGCGATGCGCTCGCGTGCGCTGAGCTGTATTTGGCGCAGCGCGCCCATACGAAAGGCGACACCCTTAAAGCATTTCAATGA
- a CDS encoding LLM class flavin-dependent oxidoreductase: MSKKLEFGLDTFGDIPTRVDGTKVSYAEAIRQVVKEAQLADTLGIDVIAVGEHHRDDFAISSPETVLAAIASMTDNIKLGTGVTVLSSDDPVRVFERFATVDAVSNGRASVMLGRGSFTESFPLFGYDLRDYDVLFEEKVGLFAELLKEKPVSWSGTTRASLQEADVFPKTEGGRLDTWVGVGGSPESVVRTARYGFNLMLAIIGGSARRFAPYVDLYKRAAQQLGTTAGLVGVHSPGFIADTDQEARERLFAPFKRNRDRIGAERGWGEFTREKFDFEIEHGALYVGSPETVARKIAKTATLLEIDRFDLIYGHGEQSTADREHSIELYGSQVIPRVRELIAEQKTTPSEVLA; this comes from the coding sequence ATGAGCAAGAAACTTGAATTCGGACTCGATACCTTCGGTGATATCCCTACTCGTGTGGATGGCACCAAGGTTAGTTATGCGGAGGCGATCCGGCAGGTAGTGAAGGAGGCTCAGCTTGCCGACACGCTGGGCATTGACGTCATCGCCGTCGGTGAGCATCACCGTGATGACTTTGCTATCTCCTCCCCAGAGACGGTCCTTGCGGCCATCGCCAGTATGACCGACAACATCAAGTTGGGAACGGGCGTAACGGTGCTGAGCTCCGACGACCCGGTGCGCGTATTCGAGCGCTTCGCCACCGTCGACGCCGTGTCCAACGGTAGGGCATCGGTGATGCTGGGTCGCGGATCTTTTACCGAGTCTTTCCCGTTGTTCGGTTATGACCTGCGCGATTATGACGTGCTCTTTGAAGAGAAGGTGGGGCTATTTGCCGAACTACTCAAGGAGAAGCCGGTATCGTGGTCCGGCACGACCCGCGCCAGCTTGCAGGAGGCCGACGTCTTCCCCAAGACCGAGGGCGGGCGGCTCGATACCTGGGTCGGTGTTGGCGGGTCGCCCGAGTCTGTAGTGCGCACCGCCCGCTATGGCTTCAACCTCATGTTGGCCATCATCGGTGGCAGTGCGCGCCGTTTCGCCCCATACGTGGACTTGTATAAGCGCGCAGCGCAGCAACTGGGTACAACGGCCGGGCTGGTCGGAGTGCACTCACCGGGGTTTATCGCCGATACCGACCAAGAGGCACGAGAGCGCCTGTTCGCCCCCTTCAAGCGCAACCGCGACCGCATCGGCGCCGAGCGTGGGTGGGGCGAGTTCACCAGGGAGAAGTTCGACTTTGAAATCGAACACGGCGCCCTCTATGTCGGCTCCCCAGAGACCGTGGCCCGCAAGATTGCCAAGACGGCGACGCTGCTCGAGATCGACCGCTTCGACCTCATCTACGGGCACGGCGAGCAGTCGACGGCCGATCGCGAACATTCCATCGAGCTTTACGGCAGCCAGGTCATCCCGCGGGTGCGCGAGCTCATCGCCGAACAGAAGACCACCCCAAGCGAGGTGCTTGCCTAA
- a CDS encoding IS3 family transposase — protein MIRFIDENRNRFSVEFICKTLKNNRAGGLSARRLRDGVLVERISAVHRDNYGVHGVRKMWHALRREGIDIGREHYNGRGL, from the coding sequence ATGATCCGGTTCATCGATGAAAACCGGAATCGTTTCTCTGTCGAGTTCATCTGTAAGACGTTGAAAAATAACCGGGCTGGCGGGTTAAGTGCTCGTCGACTTCGTGACGGCGTGCTGGTTGAACGCATTAGTGCTGTTCATAGAGATAATTATGGTGTCCACGGTGTGCGGAAAATGTGGCATGCTCTTCGCCGTGAAGGAATCGATATCGGGCGTGAACATTATAACGGACGAGGCCTCTGA
- a CDS encoding fumarylacetoacetate hydrolase family protein codes for MRFGRIATPEGMCFCTVDGAEGEEICREISGTPFTTPEYTGREWKLADVRVLAPMLPSKIVAIGRNYADHVKEVFQKSAEHLPPTLFLKPPTAVVGPGAAIKIPEFATKVEFEGELALVIGQACKNVKAENWKDVVLGFTIINDVSSRDLQFADGQWARAKGIDTFAPLGPWIVTDLDSIDTTNLPIKAHLTHDGVTETKQDSNSNQMIMNLGEIIEFITASMTLLPGDVICTGSPAGTAAMFPGDFIEIEIPGVGKLGNPVERA; via the coding sequence ATGCGTTTTGGACGAATTGCTACCCCTGAGGGAATGTGCTTCTGCACCGTGGATGGTGCTGAGGGGGAGGAGATCTGCCGCGAGATCTCTGGAACCCCATTTACCACGCCGGAATACACCGGCCGCGAGTGGAAGCTTGCCGATGTGCGCGTTCTTGCGCCGATGCTGCCCAGCAAGATTGTGGCCATCGGGCGCAACTACGCTGACCACGTCAAGGAGGTGTTCCAAAAGTCCGCTGAGCACCTTCCGCCGACGCTGTTTTTGAAGCCGCCGACGGCGGTGGTGGGCCCAGGCGCTGCCATCAAGATCCCGGAGTTTGCAACCAAGGTGGAATTCGAGGGCGAGCTGGCGCTCGTCATCGGCCAGGCTTGCAAGAATGTCAAGGCTGAGAACTGGAAAGATGTCGTTCTTGGCTTCACCATCATCAACGATGTCTCTTCACGCGACCTGCAGTTTGCCGATGGCCAGTGGGCGCGCGCCAAGGGCATTGACACCTTCGCACCGCTGGGCCCATGGATCGTCACCGACCTTGACTCCATTGACACCACCAACCTGCCGATCAAGGCTCACCTGACCCACGATGGCGTTACTGAGACCAAGCAGGACTCCAACTCGAACCAGATGATCATGAACCTCGGTGAGATCATCGAGTTCATCACCGCCTCCATGACCCTGCTGCCAGGCGATGTCATCTGCACGGGCTCCCCGGCGGGAACAGCCGCGATGTTCCCTGGTGACTTCATTGAAATTGAAATCCCAGGCGTGGGCAAGCTCGGTAACCCGGTCGAGCGCGCTTAG
- a CDS encoding helix-turn-helix domain-containing protein has protein sequence MTNKRYGLTELQIEVLEWIKAGQPADTFADDDLRYRGHARRLERLGLVEISGSGDTWKVKITSSGEQWPNIPEFGKPEPRKPGRATRRPGSPSAKGCSVPPDRDSPAPPADAAVRHSRRVRNAAQRRSNKPVKVKQVQTKETFMRYRVQVTRVQVAERWVRAADEEDAARKVQEEFNKPYGYYGSWKTTTSEVEVIEAEQTTVIKPSSLADNGPLLLSLKQAGEALGLSYSMVYELVNQGELEHVQVSSRKYVSRETLKEFIKENTHRGYHYRR, from the coding sequence GTGACCAATAAGCGATATGGGTTGACCGAGCTTCAGATTGAGGTCTTGGAGTGGATTAAGGCTGGGCAGCCTGCTGACACGTTCGCTGATGATGATCTGCGATACCGAGGGCATGCTCGCCGTCTGGAGCGATTAGGTCTGGTTGAGATCTCGGGTAGCGGAGATACATGGAAAGTAAAGATCACTAGCTCGGGGGAGCAGTGGCCCAATATTCCTGAGTTTGGCAAACCTGAACCGCGCAAACCAGGTAGAGCGACACGGCGGCCCGGCTCACCCAGTGCGAAGGGCTGCAGTGTGCCACCTGATCGTGACTCTCCTGCCCCTCCTGCCGATGCGGCGGTTCGCCACTCACGCCGAGTGCGTAATGCAGCCCAGAGGCGTAGCAACAAGCCGGTAAAGGTCAAACAGGTTCAAACCAAGGAGACATTTATGCGTTACCGAGTTCAGGTCACAAGAGTCCAAGTAGCGGAGCGCTGGGTCAGGGCTGCAGATGAAGAGGATGCAGCTAGAAAAGTCCAGGAGGAGTTCAACAAACCGTATGGGTACTACGGTTCTTGGAAGACCACTACTTCAGAGGTTGAAGTAATTGAGGCCGAGCAGACCACCGTGATCAAGCCAAGCAGTCTGGCGGATAATGGTCCCCTGTTGTTAAGCCTCAAACAAGCCGGTGAGGCCTTGGGGCTGTCGTATTCGATGGTTTATGAACTGGTCAACCAGGGAGAACTCGAGCATGTTCAGGTGTCTTCGAGAAAGTATGTTTCGCGTGAGACTTTGAAGGAGTTTATTAAAGAAAATACGCACCGGGGATACCACTACCGACGGTAG